A region from the Musa acuminata AAA Group cultivar baxijiao chromosome BXJ1-10, Cavendish_Baxijiao_AAA, whole genome shotgun sequence genome encodes:
- the LOC104000300 gene encoding protein PHLOEM UNLOADING MODULATOR, translating to MPRANEGLGLAAISYVAVDYLRYVSPSWHGRLQPALWAVLALAAACRAPFYRHWPLELRAAIPFLASLVFMLSALLCEALSVRFVTAVLGLDWHTSSPPLPDSGQWLLLFLNEKLPQVVVDVLRAHIIGLHHFLMLFVMLAFSVVFNSVKAPGLGLAARYMFTMAIGRLLRAVTFVSTILPSVRPWCAEVRFPVPYHPHPWVQKYYMPYASDSDAIRKLIQTDMPYATIGEYPGEYRPNWGRMNFLIDILRPTVSEGSSWYQLLKKAGGGCNDLLYSGHMLVAVLTAMAWTEAYGGWTSALTWILVLHSAQREIRERHHYTVDCIVAIYVGILLWRMTGFIWSAKDATKTKRLAKLDEVQSRLIHAAKDSDIDEIRDLLKEVERAGQERRGSSQWAIWLFAGTTITVSLIMVLVAFMLTSDG from the exons ATGCCGAGAGCCAATGAGGGTCTCGGCCTCGCGGCGATCTCGTACGTGGCGGTCGATTACCTGCGCTATGTCTCGCCCTCGTGGCACGGGCGGCTCCAGCCGGCCCTGTGGGCGGTCCTCGCCCTCGCCGCGGCCTGTCGCGCCCCCTTCTACCGGCACTGGCCGTTAGAGCTACGGGCCGCTATCCCCTTCCTCGCCTCGCTGGTCTTCATGCTCTCCGCCCTGCTCTGCGAAGCCCTCTCCGTCCGATTCGTGACCGCTGTCCTCGGTCTCGATTGGCATAC ATCTTCACCCCCACTTCCTGATAGTGGTCAGTGGTTGCTTTTGTTCCTGAATGAGAAGCTTCCACAAGTTGTGGTTGACGTGCTAAGAGCACATATAATTGGGCTACATCATTTCTTAATGCTGTTTGTGATGTTGGCTTTCTCTGTGGTTTTTAACTCTGTTAAAGCCCCTGGTCTTGGACTCGCCGCGAGGTATATGTTTACCATGGCTATAGGGCGTCTTCTTCGAGCTGTAACATTTGTTTCTACAATTCTTCCATCGGTACGACCTTGGTGTGCTGAAGTTCGATTTCCAGTACCCTATCATCCTCATCCTTGGGTACAGAAATATTATATGCCATATGCTTCTGACTCGGATGCCATTCGCAAGCTAATACAAACAGATATGCCCTATG CCACAATTGGAGAATATCCTGGTGAATATCGGCCTAATTGGGGCCGGATGAACTTTCTGATAGATATATTGAGGCCCACTGTTTCAGAAGGATCTTCATGGTATCAATTGTTGAAGAAAGCTGGTGGCGGTTGTAATGACCTGCTATACAGTGGTCATATGCTTGTTGCTGTACTGACTGCTATGGCATGGACG GAAGCATATGGTGGCTGGACGTCAGCTCTGACATGGATTCTAGTGCTGCACAGTGCCCAGAGAGAGATTCGAGAACGCCACCATTACACTGTAGACTGTATAGTGGCAATCTATGTCGGCATCCTTCTGTGGAGAATGACTGGCTTCATTTGGTCTGCTAAAGATGCAACCAAAACCAAAAGACTCGCCAAACTTGATGAGGTCCAGAGCAGACTGATTCATGCAGCTAAGGATTCGGACATCGATGAGATTAGGGATCTCTTGAAGGAGGTGGAGAGGGCTGGTCAAGAGAGGCGGGGCTCCTCTCAATGGGCTATATGGTTATTTGCTGGCACAACCATTACTGTCTCCCTCATTATGGTGCTCGTCGCCTTTATGCTGACCAGCGACGGGTAA
- the LOC135595480 gene encoding uncharacterized protein LOC135595480 produces the protein MQHDDVIWQVIRHNHCSYMAKITTGIFCRNPYNVTGICNRSSCPLANSRYATIRDHDGVFYLYMKTIERAHKPNELWERVKLPRNYEKALETIGKHLEYWPKLLVHKIKQRLTKMTQYRIRMRKLELKVREKIITVPRKEKKREARREEKAEKAAILDKSIENELLERLKKGVYGDIYNYPVQAYNNVLEMEGLQPSAEEEDEEEPEVEYVEGYDGLEEEEDMEDFGGFVKNESLMDDDYDEMDEENEEIEPLDQHPAKKIRKASASEARKIEGGDSGKKSKRKGRVIIEVEQDEELGERQKAHV, from the exons ATGCAGCACGACGACGTGATATGGCAGGTCATCAGGCACAACCACTGCAGCTACATGGCCAA AATCACCACGGGGATTTTCTGTAGAAACCCGTACAATGTTACCGGAATCTGCAACCGCAGCTCTTGCCCGCTCGCCAACAGTCGATACGCCACGATTCGTGATCATGACG GAGTGTTTTACTTGTATATGAAAACAATTGAAAGGGCTCATAAACCAAATGAATTGTGGGAAAGAGTTAAACTTCCTAGAAATTATGAGAAGGCACTAGAAACTATTGGCAAGCATCTG GAGTACTGGcctaaattacttgtgcacaaaatCAAGCAGCGCTTAACCAAAATGACTCAGTATCGAATACGCATGAGGAAGCTAGAACTGAAAGTGAG GGAGAAGATAATTACTGTacctagaaaagagaaaaaaagagaggcAAGGAGGGAGGAAAAAGCTGAAAAAGCTGCAATTCTTGATAAG AGTATCGAGAATGAGCTGCTGGAGCGTCTCAAGAAAGGTGTTTATGGTGATATATATAACTATCCTGTTCAGGCATATAACAATGTCCTGGAAATGGAAGGCCTACAACCAAGTGctgaggaagaagatgaagaa GAGCCAGAAGTAGAATATGTTGAAGGTTATGATGGACTCGAGGAAGAAGAGGACATGGAAGATTTTGGTGGTTTCGTGAAAAATgaatctttgatggatgatgattATG ATGAAATGGATGAAGAAAATGAAGAAATAGAACCCTTAGATCAACACCCTGCCAAGAAAATACGAAAAGCATCTGCATCTGAAGCTAGAAAGATAGAAGGTGGTGATTCTGGgaaaaagtcaaaaagaaaggggagGGTAATCATTGAG GTTGAGCAGGATGAGGAATTGGGTGAGAGACAAAAGGCACATGTATAA
- the LOC135587026 gene encoding syntaxin-61-like isoform X3: MTPAQDPFYVVKEEIQESINKLQVTFQQWEQTPSNTGESVHLTKQLVVSCESIEWQVDELDMAIAVAVRDPAWYGLDEVELEKHRRWTSTARYQVGNIRKTVETGKEKQNSFSLGTNGVRKELMGLPNDHASQAGRSNNYINQDNDDFISSESVQQLLLIKKQDEELDELSASVRRIGDVGLTIHDELVGQGKLLDEFGMEMETTSNRLDFVQVIQFSNQ; the protein is encoded by the exons ATGACACCTGCTCAGGATCCATTCTATGTTGTTAAAGAGGAGATTCAAGAGTCC ATTAACAAACTGCAAGTTACTTTTCAACAATGGGAACAAACCCCTTCAAACACCGGAGAGAGTGTACACCTTACAAAACAGCTTGTTGTCAGCTGTGAGAGCATAGAGTGGCAG GTGGATGAATTGGATATGGCAATTGCAGTTGCTGTGAGAGATCCTGCATGGTATGGTCTTgatgaagttgaacttgaaaagcACAGGAGATGGACTAGCACTGCACGTTATCAG GTGGGTAATATTAGGAAAACTGTAGAAACAGGAAAGGAGAAGCAGAATTCATTCAGCTTAGGTACAAATGGTGTGCGTAAAGAGCTGATGGGGCTTCCAAATGATCATGCTTCTCAGGCAGGCAGATCAAACAATTACATTAATCaagataatgatgattttatctctTCAGAATCAGTTCAGCAGCTGCTCCTGATAAA gaaacaagatgaggagcTGGACGAGCTTAGTGCTAGTGTTCGGAGAATTGGAGATGTAGGACTTACTATACATGATGAACTTGTTGGGCAG GGAAAATTATTGGATGAATTCGGCATGGAAATGGAGACTACTTCAAACAGGCTTGACTTCGTCCAG
- the LOC135587026 gene encoding syntaxin-61-like isoform X4 — protein MTPAQDPFYVVKEEIQESINKLQVTFQQWEQTPSNTGESVHLTKQLVVSCESIEWQVDELDMAIAVAVRDPAWYGLDEVELEKHRRWTSTARYQAGRSNNYINQDNDDFISSESVQQLLLIKKQDEELDELSASVRRIGDVGLTIHDELVGQGKLLDEFGMEMETTSNRLDFVQKKVAKVMKKAGAKGQIMMIAFLIILFIILLFLVFFT, from the exons ATGACACCTGCTCAGGATCCATTCTATGTTGTTAAAGAGGAGATTCAAGAGTCC ATTAACAAACTGCAAGTTACTTTTCAACAATGGGAACAAACCCCTTCAAACACCGGAGAGAGTGTACACCTTACAAAACAGCTTGTTGTCAGCTGTGAGAGCATAGAGTGGCAG GTGGATGAATTGGATATGGCAATTGCAGTTGCTGTGAGAGATCCTGCATGGTATGGTCTTgatgaagttgaacttgaaaagcACAGGAGATGGACTAGCACTGCACGTTATCAG GCAGGCAGATCAAACAATTACATTAATCaagataatgatgattttatctctTCAGAATCAGTTCAGCAGCTGCTCCTGATAAA gaaacaagatgaggagcTGGACGAGCTTAGTGCTAGTGTTCGGAGAATTGGAGATGTAGGACTTACTATACATGATGAACTTGTTGGGCAG GGAAAATTATTGGATGAATTCGGCATGGAAATGGAGACTACTTCAAACAGGCTTGACTTCGTCCAG AAAAAAGTTGCTAAGGTGATGAAGAAGGCAGGCGCCAAGGGCCAAAT
- the LOC135587026 gene encoding syntaxin-61-like isoform X1, whose protein sequence is MTPAQDPFYVVKEEIQESINKLQVTFQQWEQTPSNTGESVHLTKQLVVSCESIEWQVDELDMAIAVAVRDPAWYGLDEVELEKHRRWTSTARYQVGNIRKTVETGKEKQNSFSLGTNGVRKELMGLPNDHASQAGRSNNYINQDNDDFISSESVQQLLLIKKQDEELDELSASVRRIGDVGLTIHDELVGQGKLLDEFGMEMETTSNRLDFVQKKVAKVMKKAGAKGQIMMIAFLIILFIILLFLVFFT, encoded by the exons ATGACACCTGCTCAGGATCCATTCTATGTTGTTAAAGAGGAGATTCAAGAGTCC ATTAACAAACTGCAAGTTACTTTTCAACAATGGGAACAAACCCCTTCAAACACCGGAGAGAGTGTACACCTTACAAAACAGCTTGTTGTCAGCTGTGAGAGCATAGAGTGGCAG GTGGATGAATTGGATATGGCAATTGCAGTTGCTGTGAGAGATCCTGCATGGTATGGTCTTgatgaagttgaacttgaaaagcACAGGAGATGGACTAGCACTGCACGTTATCAG GTGGGTAATATTAGGAAAACTGTAGAAACAGGAAAGGAGAAGCAGAATTCATTCAGCTTAGGTACAAATGGTGTGCGTAAAGAGCTGATGGGGCTTCCAAATGATCATGCTTCTCAGGCAGGCAGATCAAACAATTACATTAATCaagataatgatgattttatctctTCAGAATCAGTTCAGCAGCTGCTCCTGATAAA gaaacaagatgaggagcTGGACGAGCTTAGTGCTAGTGTTCGGAGAATTGGAGATGTAGGACTTACTATACATGATGAACTTGTTGGGCAG GGAAAATTATTGGATGAATTCGGCATGGAAATGGAGACTACTTCAAACAGGCTTGACTTCGTCCAG AAAAAAGTTGCTAAGGTGATGAAGAAGGCAGGCGCCAAGGGCCAAAT
- the LOC135587026 gene encoding syntaxin-61-like isoform X2 — translation MTPAQDPFYVVKEEIQESINKLQVTFQQWEQTPSNTGESVHLTKQLVVSCESIEWQVDELDMAIAVAVRDPAWYGLDEVELEKHRRWTSTARYQVGNIRKTVETGKEKQNSFSLGTNGVRKELMGLPNDHASQAGRSNNYINQDNDDFISSESVQQLLLIKKQDEELDELSASVRRIGDVGLTIHDELVGQGKLLDEFGMEMETTSNRLDFVQKKVAKVIQFSNQ, via the exons ATGACACCTGCTCAGGATCCATTCTATGTTGTTAAAGAGGAGATTCAAGAGTCC ATTAACAAACTGCAAGTTACTTTTCAACAATGGGAACAAACCCCTTCAAACACCGGAGAGAGTGTACACCTTACAAAACAGCTTGTTGTCAGCTGTGAGAGCATAGAGTGGCAG GTGGATGAATTGGATATGGCAATTGCAGTTGCTGTGAGAGATCCTGCATGGTATGGTCTTgatgaagttgaacttgaaaagcACAGGAGATGGACTAGCACTGCACGTTATCAG GTGGGTAATATTAGGAAAACTGTAGAAACAGGAAAGGAGAAGCAGAATTCATTCAGCTTAGGTACAAATGGTGTGCGTAAAGAGCTGATGGGGCTTCCAAATGATCATGCTTCTCAGGCAGGCAGATCAAACAATTACATTAATCaagataatgatgattttatctctTCAGAATCAGTTCAGCAGCTGCTCCTGATAAA gaaacaagatgaggagcTGGACGAGCTTAGTGCTAGTGTTCGGAGAATTGGAGATGTAGGACTTACTATACATGATGAACTTGTTGGGCAG GGAAAATTATTGGATGAATTCGGCATGGAAATGGAGACTACTTCAAACAGGCTTGACTTCGTCCAG AAAAAAGTTGCTAAG